In Dyadobacter sp. CECT 9275, the following proteins share a genomic window:
- a CDS encoding ABC transporter transmembrane domain-containing protein, giving the protein MGKIPKAEVPTPWQRLIALLYVERSTINYIFIYAILIGLIGLTLPLGTTAVFNLLSNGALYSSTYVLIGVVLIGVIIGGILLIGQLSLVELIEQKIFTKASLEFAYRFPRIKKSELEGENPPELVNRFFDVITIQKGLTKLLVDIVAAGVQIALSAILLSFYHPIFMTFGLLTVLATVVVILLYYKRGVKTSIEESHHKYEVVAYLEEVAGDLDKYRGMPDKLRQVIINTDRITADYLQSRNDHFWVLRKFFASSVIVRTMLMGGLLFLGSYYVVQRQMTLGQFVAAEVIIVQISYAIEKFMTNLDTIFDMVTASEKIAAVTDLELEESEVRHG; this is encoded by the coding sequence ATGGGTAAAATTCCGAAGGCCGAAGTCCCGACCCCCTGGCAACGGCTCATTGCATTGCTTTATGTCGAACGCTCGACGATCAACTATATCTTTATTTACGCGATTCTGATTGGCCTTATCGGGCTCACGCTGCCACTGGGTACCACAGCCGTTTTCAATCTGCTTTCCAATGGGGCTTTGTACAGTTCCACGTATGTGCTCATCGGTGTTGTGCTGATCGGTGTAATAATCGGTGGTATTTTACTGATCGGGCAGCTTTCGCTTGTGGAACTGATCGAACAAAAAATCTTTACGAAGGCGTCGCTCGAATTTGCATACCGTTTTCCGCGGATTAAGAAATCGGAACTGGAAGGTGAAAATCCGCCGGAGCTGGTGAACCGGTTTTTCGATGTGATTACCATTCAGAAAGGCCTGACCAAACTGCTGGTAGACATTGTAGCGGCAGGGGTGCAAATCGCGCTCTCGGCCATTTTACTTTCCTTCTACCACCCCATTTTCATGACTTTCGGCCTGCTGACTGTCCTGGCTACCGTTGTAGTCATTTTATTGTACTACAAAAGAGGAGTCAAAACCAGCATAGAGGAGTCGCACCATAAATACGAAGTGGTTGCTTATCTGGAGGAAGTAGCAGGAGATCTGGACAAGTACCGTGGGATGCCGGATAAGCTCCGACAGGTAATCATCAATACAGACCGTATCACAGCGGACTACCTACAGTCACGTAATGACCATTTCTGGGTTCTCAGGAAATTTTTTGCAAGCTCCGTGATCGTCAGAACAATGCTGATGGGCGGGCTGCTTTTCCTGGGATCCTATTATGTTGTACAACGACAAATGACACTCGGACAATTTGTAGCGGCAGAGGTGATCATCGTACAGATCAGCTATGCCATAGAAAAATTCATGACAAACCTTGACACCATTTTTGATATGGTAACGGCAAGTGAGAAAATTGCGGCGGTAACCGACCTGGAGCTGGAGGAAAGTGAGGTGCGCCATGGCTAG
- the rlmB gene encoding 23S rRNA (guanosine(2251)-2'-O)-methyltransferase RlmB: MEKRKYTLRQPAPRPPQADMVFGTQSVLETLRSGKEIERLFIQRELGLSEIEKLAKELGVLVQRVPVEKLNRLTRKNHQGAVCFVSPIRYVPLHNVLTQVYEDGKTPLFLLLDRITDVRNFGAIARTAECAGVQALIVPQKGGAQINADAMKTSSGALNYLPVCREISLNETLRYLKDSGLQIVACSEKTDSSPYSIDFTIPTVIIMGSEEDGISKDLLDIADFGVRIPLLGQVESLNVGVASSIVLYEAVRQRVSIPV, translated from the coding sequence ATGGAGAAACGGAAGTATACGCTAAGACAGCCAGCCCCTCGCCCACCTCAAGCCGACATGGTTTTTGGTACCCAGTCCGTATTGGAAACCCTTCGTTCAGGCAAGGAAATAGAACGATTATTTATTCAGCGAGAGCTTGGGCTTTCTGAAATTGAAAAACTTGCCAAGGAACTTGGTGTACTGGTTCAGCGGGTACCTGTTGAAAAACTGAACCGCCTCACCAGGAAAAACCACCAGGGTGCCGTATGTTTCGTATCTCCGATCCGTTATGTCCCGCTGCATAATGTACTGACGCAGGTTTACGAAGATGGAAAAACACCGCTATTTCTTTTGCTTGACCGCATTACGGATGTGCGGAATTTCGGGGCTATTGCGCGGACTGCGGAATGCGCAGGAGTCCAGGCGCTGATAGTACCTCAGAAAGGCGGAGCGCAGATCAATGCCGATGCCATGAAAACCTCATCAGGAGCGTTGAACTACCTTCCTGTTTGCCGGGAAATAAGTTTAAACGAAACATTGAGATACCTTAAGGATAGCGGTCTTCAGATTGTAGCCTGTTCGGAAAAAACAGATTCATCACCCTATAGTATTGATTTCACCATTCCTACCGTCATTATCATGGGGTCTGAGGAAGATGGTATTTCGAAAGACCTCCTGGACATAGCGGATTTTGGCGTACGTATTCCTCTGCTGGGCCAGGTCGAATCGCTGAACGTGGGTGTTGCAAGCTCCATTGTACTTTATGAAGCTGTAAGGCAGCGCGTGTCAATCCCTGTCTGA
- a CDS encoding GWxTD domain-containing protein produces MKKIPEAQVRSSERQVQPEPAEELSVIAIQSKYLLRDTTQTKVFLYVDAYKGKNIITPSEFISVFNLNYVIYSDYGTRERLGYGNVKLDTDNVRRIDNKIVISFDVKSPNRDYGVLLSEISQTGTLKKVLNDLTIRFKKQTTGDLYGIYTDASDEPLQRHYINTNQTFTLKKINGGKDQLHVFYYDHTFEAAGSPMNTAPKGVSKSLDVDSSFTISSDEPLKFTKEGLYNIFTDTTHSEGLGLLVVNERYPKVTRPELLLEPLLYVSTNTEINEIKKAENYKKTLDKYWLSLMNGNAPVAQQSIRSFYGRVEEANQLFTTYKEGWKTDKGMIYIVLGPPDKVQRSKDKEVWTYNQRGNAQNVNFTFNRRNNQFVDDHYELVRYAEYQPIWYPVVEAWRNGSIR; encoded by the coding sequence ATGAAAAAAATACCCGAAGCGCAGGTGAGGTCTTCGGAGCGGCAGGTTCAGCCGGAACCCGCAGAAGAGCTTTCGGTGATAGCCATTCAGAGCAAATATCTGCTGCGGGACACCACACAGACAAAGGTGTTTTTATATGTGGATGCCTACAAAGGTAAAAATATCATCACTCCATCGGAGTTTATCAGCGTTTTTAACCTGAACTATGTCATCTATTCTGATTACGGAACACGTGAACGCCTGGGTTACGGCAACGTAAAACTGGACACGGATAACGTCAGACGTATAGACAACAAAATCGTTATCAGTTTTGATGTAAAAAGTCCCAATCGTGATTACGGTGTTTTGTTAAGCGAAATCAGCCAGACGGGTACGCTAAAAAAAGTATTGAACGATCTTACCATTCGCTTTAAGAAACAGACAACCGGGGATCTGTACGGTATCTATACCGATGCCAGTGATGAACCCCTGCAGCGCCATTACATTAATACCAACCAGACTTTCACACTTAAAAAGATTAACGGCGGGAAGGACCAGCTCCATGTTTTTTATTACGACCATACATTTGAAGCTGCCGGTTCTCCTATGAACACCGCACCAAAAGGCGTTTCCAAATCACTGGATGTTGACAGCTCTTTCACCATCAGTTCTGACGAACCGCTCAAATTTACAAAAGAAGGGTTGTACAATATCTTTACGGATACTACCCATAGTGAAGGACTCGGATTACTGGTCGTAAACGAAAGGTATCCGAAAGTTACACGTCCGGAGCTCCTGCTGGAACCTCTGCTGTATGTGAGTACCAACACAGAAATAAATGAGATAAAAAAAGCCGAGAACTATAAAAAGACGCTCGATAAATACTGGCTTTCGCTTATGAACGGCAACGCACCTGTGGCGCAGCAGTCTATCCGCTCTTTTTACGGACGTGTGGAAGAAGCCAACCAGCTCTTTACAACCTATAAGGAAGGCTGGAAAACCGACAAAGGAATGATATACATTGTTCTGGGCCCGCCGGATAAGGTACAGAGGAGTAAGGACAAAGAGGTATGGACTTACAACCAGCGCGGAAACGCACAGAATGTTAATTTTACTTTTAACCGAAGAAACAATCAATTTGTAGACGACCATTATGAGCTGGTCCGGTATGCCGAATACCAGCCCATATGGTACCCCGTAGTAGAAGCATGGAGAAACGGAAGTATACGCTAA
- a CDS encoding SDR family oxidoreductase — translation MQHLEGMLREGSLKDKTIIITGGGTGLGKSMAGYFLKLGANIVICSRKSEVLEATAKELTETTGGNVLALPCDVRKPEQIENVISLAIEKFGQVNGLVNNSAGNFISPTERLSYKAVDVVVDIVLRGTYYFTLALGKYWIENRIKGTVLNISTTYAWTGSGWVVPSAMAKAGVLAMTKSLAFEWAKHGIRLNAIAPGPFPTKGAWDRLFPEELSRKFSFENRIPLERTGEHQELANLAAYLVSDFSAYMTGEVITLDGGEVLNGGQFNFLREVSDQQWNAIEEQIKNANRESKNGPQ, via the coding sequence ATGCAACACCTTGAAGGAATGTTAAGGGAAGGATCCCTGAAAGATAAAACCATCATTATCACCGGAGGTGGAACGGGGCTGGGAAAATCAATGGCCGGTTATTTCCTAAAACTGGGTGCCAATATTGTCATCTGCAGCCGTAAATCCGAAGTGCTGGAAGCCACAGCAAAAGAATTAACCGAAACAACGGGTGGTAACGTATTAGCCCTGCCCTGTGATGTGCGAAAACCCGAACAGATCGAAAACGTTATTTCCTTGGCGATCGAAAAATTCGGACAAGTCAATGGGCTGGTCAACAATTCGGCAGGTAATTTTATAAGCCCAACCGAGAGGCTTTCCTATAAGGCCGTCGATGTGGTAGTTGACATTGTTTTACGCGGCACGTATTATTTTACACTTGCGCTGGGTAAATACTGGATTGAAAATAGGATCAAAGGTACAGTCCTCAACATATCCACTACCTATGCCTGGACAGGTTCGGGCTGGGTGGTCCCTTCGGCAATGGCGAAGGCAGGTGTACTGGCGATGACCAAATCGCTGGCTTTTGAATGGGCAAAACACGGGATCAGACTAAATGCCATTGCACCAGGCCCTTTTCCCACAAAGGGAGCATGGGACAGGCTGTTTCCGGAAGAACTTTCCAGGAAATTCTCTTTTGAAAACCGTATCCCACTTGAAAGGACGGGAGAGCATCAGGAGCTGGCAAATCTGGCGGCTTATCTGGTCTCAGACTTTTCGGCCTATATGACTGGTGAGGTGATTACCCTGGATGGCGGAGAAGTACTGAACGGAGGACAGTTTAATTTCCTGAGGGAAGTGTCTGACCAGCAATGGAATGCGATAGAAGAACAGATCAAAAACGCGAATCGGGAGAGCAAGAATGGCCCACAATAA
- a CDS encoding crotonase/enoyl-CoA hydratase family protein, with protein sequence MTYKTLLFHVEDHIAFVSFNRPEKANSLDQECWTELKTVFQEINELREVRVVILAGEGKHFCSGIDLQLFQSLISSQEESCEALKSEKLLKAITSLQTAVMAIADCAKPVLAMVSGACLGAGLDIASACDVRYTSEDAFFAIKEIDLGMVADLGTLQRLPRLIPQGYIRELAFTGRNLPAKEAQQIGFVNACLINKEELLRHVSGIAAQIASKSPLATRGTKHILNYSMDHSVADGLQYVATWNASRMVSDDLKEAFRAIAEKRAPQFKN encoded by the coding sequence ATGACTTATAAAACTTTGCTGTTTCATGTTGAGGATCATATTGCCTTTGTATCTTTCAACCGCCCCGAAAAAGCTAATTCCCTGGATCAGGAATGCTGGACAGAATTAAAGACAGTTTTTCAGGAAATAAATGAACTAAGGGAAGTACGGGTAGTGATCCTCGCTGGTGAGGGAAAACATTTTTGCTCAGGAATAGATCTTCAGCTATTTCAAAGTCTTATAAGTTCCCAGGAGGAGAGCTGCGAGGCGCTAAAATCGGAAAAGCTCCTGAAAGCGATCACCTCCTTGCAAACAGCAGTGATGGCCATAGCAGATTGTGCAAAACCCGTTTTGGCAATGGTTTCAGGTGCCTGCCTCGGTGCCGGGCTCGATATCGCCAGTGCCTGTGATGTCCGGTACACAAGTGAAGATGCTTTTTTTGCCATTAAAGAAATTGATTTAGGCATGGTCGCAGATTTGGGAACGCTACAGAGATTACCCCGGCTGATACCGCAGGGGTATATCCGTGAACTGGCATTTACTGGCAGAAATCTGCCAGCAAAGGAAGCTCAGCAAATCGGGTTCGTGAATGCATGTCTGATCAATAAAGAAGAATTACTACGCCACGTGTCCGGTATTGCTGCCCAGATAGCCTCCAAATCACCGTTGGCTACTCGCGGAACAAAGCATATACTGAATTACAGTATGGATCATTCCGTTGCCGATGGCCTGCAGTATGTTGCTACCTGGAACGCATCCAGGATGGTTTCCGATGATTTGAAAGAAGCTTTTAGGGCCATAGCTGAAAAACGGGCACCACAGTTCAAAAACTAA
- a CDS encoding aspartate carbamoyltransferase catalytic subunit produces the protein MTKLSVRHLLGIKNLNENDIQTILETATQFKEVINRPIKKVPSLRDITIANVFFENSTRTRLSFELAEKRLSADVVNFSASGSSVKKGETLLDTVNNILAMKVDMIVMRHSSPGAPHYLADRIAANVVNAGDGTHEHPTQALLDAFSMKEKLGDLAGKKIAIIGDITHSRVALSNIFCLRKLGAEVMVCGPSTLIPKHLAELGVKISHDVKQALQWCDVANVLRIQLERQQIKYFPSLREYALFFGISKAMLDDLGKEIVLMHPGPINRGVELSSDAADSRHSIILDQVENGVAVRMAVLYLLAQQ, from the coding sequence ATGACAAAACTTTCGGTCCGGCACTTACTTGGAATTAAAAACCTGAACGAGAACGACATCCAAACTATACTGGAAACAGCCACGCAGTTCAAAGAGGTTATTAACCGGCCGATCAAGAAAGTCCCCTCTCTAAGGGACATCACCATTGCCAACGTTTTTTTTGAAAATTCAACCAGAACCAGGTTATCCTTCGAACTCGCCGAAAAACGACTGTCTGCTGATGTAGTCAACTTTTCGGCATCGGGCAGTTCCGTAAAAAAAGGGGAAACCCTGCTGGACACTGTAAATAACATTCTGGCCATGAAGGTGGACATGATTGTGATGCGCCACAGCAGCCCCGGAGCACCGCATTATTTGGCAGACCGCATCGCCGCTAACGTGGTCAATGCAGGAGATGGTACGCACGAACACCCCACACAAGCTTTACTGGATGCCTTTTCCATGAAAGAAAAACTGGGAGATCTGGCAGGTAAAAAAATTGCCATTATCGGTGATATTACCCACTCCCGCGTTGCGCTGTCAAATATTTTCTGCCTCCGCAAGCTGGGCGCCGAAGTAATGGTCTGCGGACCTTCTACCCTGATTCCCAAACACCTGGCCGAGCTTGGCGTTAAAATATCCCATGATGTGAAGCAGGCATTACAATGGTGTGATGTTGCCAATGTGCTCCGGATACAACTTGAAAGACAGCAGATCAAATATTTCCCGTCACTCCGCGAATACGCTCTCTTTTTCGGGATCAGCAAAGCAATGCTGGATGACCTGGGCAAAGAAATCGTACTCATGCACCCTGGGCCCATTAACAGAGGTGTCGAACTTTCTTCGGATGCCGCAGACTCCCGCCATTCCATTATTCTGGATCAGGTAGAAAATGGTGTAGCAGTAAGAATGGCTGTCCTTTACTTACTAGCCCAGCAATAA
- a CDS encoding T9SS type A sorting domain-containing protein produces MKHNKFTFLIAFLLFSLRAFSQFAVSFPPERIVFQRNKEDFGYIYITGTFTSPIDRVEARATSRAGESGTSIGWTTIATNPVSGVFSGNIGLKGGRYDLEVRGLKNDVQVGAIQFISKVGIGEVFYIVGHSNASGGSDLSPSLGATSDQVSSINPNTNKPLWDQYWLTANPDNLPPLQFSQLCQTCGMSPSADIPWFWSQLGDKLVNALGVPVLFYSAAFGGSNIEYFYKSAYDIPFEHSFIKYDLRMPYANVRNGMNRFVPRTGLRGVLSGHGVNDIKGNDEEGTNFKFNNGKVIEKSRSEAGYQDLAWMIAIACRNNDGVSSRIAQAQNEMVDLSNNIFKGADLNSIERYGTVMENGVPKDVEFRYDGLHFSTYGQAAAAQKWFEAITSTSPNFLSESEPLMASAPPLPESPLPVTLLKFEGQNLANGRNRLTWTTTMERNNDHFEVERGYNGISFEKIGEVAGVGNSTMVSNYNFTDEILAPVAYYRLKQVDLDGQFEYSRIIAVHGDAEDKNAYIYPNPVRDMLEVKGFQSGTLKSLKILDVSSTAVLQSADTEKINVSSLVPGHYFIEIKNEKGNTVVRKFVKY; encoded by the coding sequence ATGAAACACAATAAGTTTACTTTTCTGATTGCCTTCTTGCTTTTCAGCCTCCGGGCATTTTCTCAGTTCGCTGTATCATTTCCTCCGGAAAGAATTGTCTTTCAACGAAATAAGGAGGATTTTGGCTATATCTATATTACCGGAACTTTTACTTCACCTATTGACAGGGTGGAGGCTCGAGCTACTTCGCGTGCAGGTGAGAGCGGAACGTCAATTGGGTGGACCACCATCGCAACGAACCCGGTCAGTGGAGTTTTTTCAGGAAATATCGGGCTTAAAGGAGGGCGTTATGACCTTGAGGTAAGAGGATTAAAGAATGATGTGCAGGTAGGAGCAATCCAGTTTATTTCCAAGGTGGGCATCGGAGAAGTGTTTTACATTGTGGGGCATTCCAATGCCTCGGGCGGGTCAGACCTGTCCCCATCTCTTGGGGCTACCAGTGATCAGGTTTCTTCCATTAATCCTAATACCAATAAGCCCCTGTGGGATCAGTACTGGCTGACCGCAAACCCGGATAATTTACCACCTCTTCAGTTTTCGCAGTTATGCCAAACGTGTGGCATGTCGCCGAGCGCGGATATCCCCTGGTTCTGGTCACAGCTAGGTGATAAGCTCGTGAATGCGCTAGGTGTCCCTGTTCTGTTTTACAGCGCGGCTTTCGGAGGAAGTAATATAGAGTATTTCTATAAATCGGCCTATGACATTCCCTTTGAGCACTCTTTTATTAAATATGATCTGAGAATGCCTTACGCGAATGTACGGAATGGTATGAACAGGTTCGTTCCCCGGACGGGATTACGCGGGGTACTTTCAGGACATGGGGTTAATGACATAAAAGGTAATGATGAGGAGGGTACCAATTTTAAGTTCAACAATGGGAAAGTTATTGAGAAGTCGCGCTCCGAAGCGGGTTATCAGGATCTGGCGTGGATGATAGCGATCGCCTGTAGAAATAATGATGGGGTGAGCTCAAGAATAGCGCAGGCCCAGAATGAAATGGTCGACCTGTCCAACAATATTTTTAAAGGAGCCGACCTCAACAGTATAGAAAGATACGGGACGGTGATGGAGAATGGAGTACCGAAAGATGTTGAATTCCGTTACGACGGGCTGCATTTCAGTACATACGGGCAGGCTGCCGCGGCGCAAAAGTGGTTTGAGGCAATCACCAGTACAAGTCCCAATTTCTTAAGTGAGTCAGAGCCGCTTATGGCTTCTGCGCCTCCGTTGCCCGAATCGCCCCTTCCTGTAACCCTCCTGAAATTTGAGGGACAAAATCTTGCAAATGGCAGAAACCGGCTTACCTGGACCACCACCATGGAAAGAAATAATGACCATTTCGAAGTGGAACGGGGGTACAATGGTATTTCTTTTGAAAAGATAGGAGAGGTTGCCGGAGTAGGTAACAGTACAATGGTCAGCAACTATAACTTTACGGATGAAATTCTTGCGCCTGTGGCTTATTACCGGTTGAAACAGGTTGATCTGGACGGACAGTTTGAGTATTCCCGAATCATAGCGGTTCATGGAGATGCAGAGGATAAAAATGCCTATATCTATCCTAATCCGGTCCGGGATATGCTGGAGGTAAAAGGATTTCAGTCAGGAACACTGAAAAGCCTGAAAATCCTGGATGTTAGCAGTACGGCAGTTCTTCAAAGTGCTGACACTGAAAAAATTAATGTTTCCTCCCTGGTGCCGGGGCATTATTTTATTGAAATTAAAAATGAAAAGGGAAATACGGTTGTCAGGAAGTTTGTGAAATACTGA
- a CDS encoding transcription elongation factor yields the protein MKQLMNKAALLEHLKMTLDARMQAAWKAMEAAQESANEQGKSSMGDKYETSRSMGQLDRDMFARQYESARQERVLLERINPNEVTERVALGSLVNTTAGRFIVAVSLGKISYEDETVMAVSSSSPIGVALMGKSSGDTFSFMGKNQHITGLI from the coding sequence ATGAAACAACTGATGAATAAAGCGGCTTTGCTTGAACACTTAAAAATGACGCTGGATGCCCGGATGCAGGCTGCCTGGAAAGCGATGGAGGCCGCACAGGAATCGGCAAACGAGCAGGGGAAGAGTTCCATGGGAGATAAGTATGAAACTTCCCGCTCCATGGGGCAGCTGGACAGGGATATGTTTGCCCGTCAATATGAGTCGGCCCGGCAGGAGCGGGTACTTCTGGAAAGGATAAATCCCAATGAAGTTACGGAGCGGGTAGCGCTTGGTTCCCTTGTGAACACCACTGCCGGAAGGTTCATTGTAGCGGTAAGTCTGGGTAAAATAAGCTATGAAGATGAAACGGTCATGGCCGTTTCATCTTCCTCCCCGATCGGAGTGGCATTGATGGGCAAAAGCTCCGGCGACACGTTCAGTTTTATGGGTAAAAACCAGCATATTACCGGACTTATCTGA
- a CDS encoding YebC/PmpR family DNA-binding transcriptional regulator: MGRAFEYRKARMFKRWDKMAKTFTRIGKDIVLAVKSGTADPNTNARLRVLLQNAKAANMPKETVERAIKRASAKDQDDYKEMVYEGYGPHGIAILVESTTDNPTRTVANVRSYFNKLGGSLGTMGMLDFIFDRKCIFKVKNDGKKDVEELELELIDFGGEEVFIDEETNQINIYGEFTSFGTLQHYLEENGYEIVEADFERIPNDTKQLSDEEVAEVEKLIEKIEEDDDVQRVYHNMG; encoded by the coding sequence ATGGGAAGAGCATTTGAATATAGAAAAGCACGCATGTTCAAGCGTTGGGATAAAATGGCCAAGACCTTTACCAGGATAGGTAAAGATATTGTACTGGCCGTAAAAAGCGGCACTGCCGACCCAAATACGAATGCCAGACTCAGGGTACTTCTTCAGAATGCCAAGGCTGCCAACATGCCAAAAGAAACGGTGGAGCGGGCGATTAAAAGAGCCAGCGCCAAAGACCAGGACGACTACAAGGAAATGGTATATGAGGGCTACGGGCCACACGGTATTGCCATACTGGTGGAAAGTACCACCGACAACCCCACACGTACTGTGGCCAATGTGCGCAGCTATTTCAATAAACTGGGCGGCAGCCTGGGTACAATGGGTATGCTGGACTTCATTTTTGACAGAAAGTGTATTTTCAAGGTAAAAAATGACGGCAAAAAAGATGTTGAGGAACTTGAGCTTGAATTGATCGACTTTGGAGGTGAGGAGGTGTTCATCGACGAAGAAACCAACCAGATCAATATCTATGGTGAATTTACTTCGTTTGGTACGCTACAGCATTACCTGGAAGAAAATGGCTATGAAATTGTGGAGGCCGATTTTGAAAGAATTCCGAATGATACCAAACAACTATCAGACGAAGAGGTGGCTGAGGTTGAAAAACTCATAGAAAAGATTGAGGAAGATGACGACGTTCAGCGGGTTTATCATAACATGGGCTAA
- a CDS encoding GNAT family N-acetyltransferase has protein sequence MENQLNWTLKTFEELSNEELYQLLRLRSEVFVVEQNCNFLDMDNKDQQCHHLLGWDCGELMAVARIVPPGISYEFPSIGRIVVSPRGRGRKYGVELVHKAIQCVDNFYGKGNIRIGAQLYLKKFYETFHFRQSGSIYLEDNIEHIEMTRVFNE, from the coding sequence ATGGAAAATCAACTGAACTGGACGCTTAAAACCTTTGAGGAATTGTCGAATGAAGAATTATATCAGCTGTTGCGTTTAAGAAGCGAAGTGTTTGTGGTGGAACAGAACTGTAATTTTCTGGACATGGATAACAAGGACCAACAATGTCACCATTTGCTGGGCTGGGACTGCGGGGAATTAATGGCGGTGGCAAGGATTGTACCTCCGGGAATTTCCTATGAGTTTCCTTCCATAGGACGGATCGTGGTATCTCCGCGGGGTCGGGGAAGGAAGTATGGTGTTGAATTGGTCCATAAAGCGATACAATGTGTTGATAATTTCTACGGAAAAGGAAATATCAGAATCGGTGCCCAGCTATATTTGAAAAAGTTTTATGAAACCTTTCATTTTCGGCAGTCGGGAAGCATTTATCTGGAGGATAATATAGAACATATTGAAATGACGCGTGTTTTTAACGAATAA
- a CDS encoding heavy metal-binding domain-containing protein, with protein MLVTTTPNIEGKKILKYIGLVNGEAIIGANFVKDFLAGIRDVVGGRSGAYEQGLREAKSIAIREMMEQAQRLGANAIIGVDLDFETIGGNGSMLMVSANGTAVLTE; from the coding sequence ATGCTCGTAACCACTACTCCGAATATTGAAGGTAAAAAAATTTTGAAGTACATAGGGCTTGTCAACGGAGAGGCGATCATAGGCGCCAACTTTGTTAAAGATTTTCTGGCAGGCATCCGCGACGTGGTAGGCGGGCGTTCCGGCGCTTATGAACAGGGGCTCAGAGAAGCTAAAAGCATTGCCATCCGCGAAATGATGGAACAGGCGCAAAGACTGGGTGCAAATGCGATCATCGGGGTAGACCTGGATTTTGAAACTATAGGCGGCAACGGTTCAATGTTAATGGTAAGCGCTAATGGTACTGCCGTGCTGACAGAATAA
- a CDS encoding nitroreductase family protein has protein sequence MENSVEVINQLIRSRRSIFPPSYTTQDIPEEIIHTILQNANYAPTHKLTEPWRFMVFKGEGLVKLASFFSERYKAITPPEAFSQARYEAASEKVMKSNCVIVINMEVHTDKIPEWEETAAVACAVQNMWLTATAYGIGAYWGSPGVLKELGAYLGLPEDQKCLGLFFMGYHQAPEAAARRTPIEEKVTWIK, from the coding sequence ATGGAAAATTCAGTAGAAGTTATCAATCAGCTCATCCGTTCGCGCCGAAGCATATTCCCACCCAGTTATACCACCCAGGATATTCCGGAAGAGATCATCCATACCATTTTGCAGAATGCCAATTATGCTCCAACGCATAAGCTTACGGAACCCTGGCGGTTCATGGTTTTCAAGGGAGAGGGTTTGGTGAAGCTGGCGTCTTTTTTTTCGGAACGCTACAAAGCTATAACCCCTCCCGAGGCTTTTTCGCAGGCACGTTATGAAGCAGCCAGTGAAAAAGTAATGAAGTCGAATTGTGTGATTGTGATCAACATGGAAGTACATACGGACAAGATTCCCGAATGGGAAGAAACTGCTGCCGTAGCATGTGCAGTCCAGAATATGTGGCTCACCGCAACGGCTTACGGAATAGGAGCCTATTGGGGCAGCCCGGGCGTACTGAAAGAGTTGGGGGCGTATCTTGGTTTACCTGAAGATCAGAAATGCCTGGGATTGTTTTTTATGGGCTATCATCAGGCGCCTGAAGCGGCTGCCCGCAGAACCCCTATTGAAGAGAAGGTTACCTGGATAAAATAA